Proteins co-encoded in one Aquincola tertiaricarbonis genomic window:
- a CDS encoding efflux RND transporter periplasmic adaptor subunit encodes MTLEVLPCRRALFTLVSALLAACGGQEPTAPPAAPPAPVVAVTTVQPARLQLTQDLPGRVAAVRIAEIRPQVSGIVQRRLFEQGTEVRAGQPLFQIDPAPFQAEVDTAAAGLQRAEAALARARTQAERLQPLMAADAVSGQVADDAVAQQAQAAADVAQARASLARKQLDRQFARVVAPIAGRIDQALVTEGALVGSNDATPMARIQQIDQVYVDLRRPAASQPLSPDALQTPEAVTLLRSNGEPDTTQGRLLFAGVTVDAGTGDRLLRVLVDNPRRALLPGMFVRARVTQATHAQALTVPQQAVVRMAGQPHLWLIDPKGQAHRRAVELGALADRRYHVLSGLAAGQQVVVEGMERLSEGMAVTARDWQPADAAAR; translated from the coding sequence ATGACACTCGAAGTCCTGCCTTGCCGACGCGCGCTGTTCACGCTCGTTTCTGCCCTGCTCGCCGCCTGCGGCGGCCAGGAGCCCACCGCCCCACCTGCCGCTCCGCCCGCACCGGTGGTGGCGGTGACCACCGTGCAGCCTGCCCGCCTGCAGCTCACGCAAGACCTGCCCGGCCGCGTCGCCGCGGTACGCATCGCCGAGATCCGGCCGCAGGTCAGCGGCATCGTGCAACGCCGTCTGTTCGAGCAGGGCACCGAGGTGCGTGCCGGCCAGCCCTTGTTCCAGATCGACCCTGCACCGTTCCAGGCCGAGGTGGACACGGCAGCCGCCGGCCTGCAGCGTGCCGAGGCTGCGCTGGCCCGCGCACGCACGCAGGCCGAGCGGCTGCAGCCGCTGATGGCGGCCGATGCGGTCAGCGGGCAGGTGGCCGATGATGCCGTGGCCCAGCAGGCCCAGGCCGCCGCCGATGTGGCCCAGGCCCGCGCCAGCCTGGCGCGCAAGCAGCTGGACCGCCAGTTCGCGCGGGTGGTGGCGCCGATCGCCGGCCGCATCGACCAGGCGCTGGTGACCGAAGGCGCCCTGGTCGGCAGCAACGACGCCACGCCGATGGCCCGCATCCAGCAGATCGACCAGGTGTACGTGGACCTGCGCCGTCCTGCCGCATCGCAGCCCTTGTCACCCGATGCGCTGCAGACGCCCGAGGCCGTCACCCTGCTGCGCAGCAATGGTGAGCCGGACACCACCCAGGGCCGCCTGCTGTTCGCCGGCGTGACCGTCGATGCCGGCACCGGCGACCGGCTGCTGCGCGTGCTGGTGGACAACCCACGGCGTGCGCTGCTGCCCGGCATGTTCGTGCGGGCGCGTGTGACCCAGGCCACCCATGCGCAGGCGCTCACCGTGCCGCAGCAGGCCGTGGTGCGCATGGCGGGTCAGCCGCATCTGTGGCTGATCGACCCCAAGGGGCAGGCGCATCGACGGGCGGTCGAGCTGGGAGCGCTGGCCGACCGCCGCTACCACGTGCTGTCCGGCCTGGCCGCAGGCCAGCAGGTGGTGGTCGAAGGCATGGAACGCCTGTCCGAAGGCATGGCCGTGACCGCACGCGACTGGCAACCGGCCGACGCGGCCGCCCGCTGA